The region GGCAAAGTGATTGGATCATGATGATCAATCGCTATAAGAACAATAAATTAGTGGCCGCTGCGGATCTTAGAAACGAAGTGCGCACACAGCGAAAAGGAGATACCTACATTCCTGACAGCCCTAATTGGGGATCCGGTGACGTGAATGATTGGCACAAAGCCGCTCAGGATCTTGGAAATCTAGTCACTATTGCGAATCCGGATATTCTTGTGATCGTAGAAGGAATCAACTGGTGGGGCCTTGTTCCTATCGTCGGTTCAGGAGAACGTCCTCACTTGAAACCAGTCAAAGATCTGCCGATCCATTTGAGATTGTCCAATAAACTTGTGTATTCTGCCCATAACTATGGGTACATCGGACCGAATAATAACGGAGACGATACTACTTCCGGAAATAATATAAAGTATAGAGATATGGATCTAAATACTTTCCGCAGTACGATCTATTCGGAATGGGGCTATGTTACGGATCCTGACTATTATTATACTAGCCCTGTTTGGGTAAGCGAGTTTGGAGCTTCTCCAAGCACGACTCTTGATACTGACAAAGAATGGTTAAAACGTCTAGTCGACTATCTGATTGAAAGAGATATGGACTTCGCATTCTGGCCCTTGAATGGAAACGATGAATGGGGTCTTGTTTCTTCGGATTGGTCCAGGACTCTCAAAGATGATTGGCGTTACCAAGATCTAGGTCGTCTTCTTTCCACAACCGGAAACCAAGGGCAATCGATACTTGCGGATCATTTCTCTAATCTTTCTATCGGAAACGGTGATGATAATTCTTCTACTCTTGCTTCGGATTGGGACAACGGAGCGAACAAGGGAACCTGCCCGGACGGTTACAGAATGAACGGGTTGAGCACAAATTATAAGGCGTTGTGTACCGATACGAATTACGGAATTCTATGGAACTCTAATCAATCCTATAACGTGCAGGCTGTAAATGAAACAGGGACACGTTA is a window of Leptospira semungkisensis DNA encoding:
- a CDS encoding glycoside hydrolase family 5 protein; protein product: MNHLKLKWAIGLFSVLSFAWSCSPEGSKDNLLLLSNLLSGNANGSSASSLKALSTTVTVGSVSFPLSTNGRYIVDSNNKRFKLKAVNWYGASDTHQVVGGLDQQPISKIISLIQEWGFNAVRLPFSNKMLHDTTVVPNDYIAANPQFAGKIPLEIYDLTVQALTDAGIVVVLNNHTTFSEWCCGYDYNGLWYHTGSTFAYNQSTDMWQSDWIMMINRYKNNKLVAAADLRNEVRTQRKGDTYIPDSPNWGSGDVNDWHKAAQDLGNLVTIANPDILVIVEGINWWGLVPIVGSGERPHLKPVKDLPIHLRLSNKLVYSAHNYGYIGPNNNGDDTTSGNNIKYRDMDLNTFRSTIYSEWGYVTDPDYYYTSPVWVSEFGASPSTTLDTDKEWLKRLVDYLIERDMDFAFWPLNGNDEWGLVSSDWSRTLKDDWRYQDLGRLLSTTGNQGQSILADHFSNLSIGNGDDNSSTLASDWDNGANKGTCPDGYRMNGLSTNYKALCTDTNYGILWNSNQSYNVQAVNETGTRYHGTGDWAGGFTKYECPQNYVVAGFSKRWWGTSGILCEPSNRSLGNSCRTVWFDRGDNRSSTRGGDWASGSYKGQCADNEYVGGVAQKNGGASALLCCR